In a genomic window of Seriola aureovittata isolate HTS-2021-v1 ecotype China chromosome 11, ASM2101889v1, whole genome shotgun sequence:
- the LOC130177679 gene encoding bromodomain adjacent to zinc finger domain protein 2B isoform X1, producing the protein MKTPIFNDKVQSSDVTELRIVSHNMESGERMASPSSAPSSLHMASSSASSSPAPPQTPSTKCCTAPKPAGSSPLTTCGHLLQMTGNECLNTSGSSSGFPLLSHPAFGVYTSTSGRSEFGGLGSLGLSALAAHPQFGTFPDWWRPSEAHTRGAAAFFPPLLGLHPVFASTFKNCDPAHLQSRTSVSVGVNGTVNGRSASSPTGNSAVNTSSFPATGNKDKTKANSRSQKSSPDLGRLHQKTVLKTKEKKPSKRPQETSSMSGSQSGSLSDSSSDGEESSSDPDDMEDEEEEDNDEDEDDQSNDSEDSDSESQVKWKVKRLTQNTSESKKNRPCTADGNTTQDSHRDSVPLTSSYRLQSSSHPAGRPQSTTQFLQSSRAAEEEGQQHISVIQATGLAASNSPLAQSHREASPLPSSPNPISFSNSPKHLPPSTSPKHFSHSSSPKHSSVSSSPKPLALCSPAKLLSLGSSPKSSSLSSPKPLCLSSLPKPPTLLASKKPSDKQNILMRSPKHTQPVDSLKESSGSLPDEISLHFNSFKLKQPLHSKDSFKQTFSLQPSSQNCNDTNLFLNHRPNGAIHSEVQDAPLALITKPRSQSSTPNSKPLLAATSPSYPMPINLSTGTKEPSGSSASPLKSSASSGLAHGARKTKTSKSLHAGKSLPKTNPSCLPVDLVRGSESDIHSSKDSDSDSLGDDFDDEDDDDDEDDDDDDDDDDEDDIEDEDSGSSLSESESNLESDSDGSEDDMKERGETEADSDAERTPPKAAQAKLSTHKSYSNLSANLLNLQIIKPPSLPNNLLTPTTLTSAGALSSHSTPSPSLTFATLPGSGRRRRVTDERVLRLPLEFGWQRETRIRTVAGRLQGEVAYFAPCGKKLRQYPDVMKYLLRNGITEISRDNFSFSTKIKVGDFYEAREGPEGLQWFLLADEEITPCIIAMDGRRSRRLKSEHQPTGDITGARQLKAHPLNVGENNFQDVSNAKLLRKLEAQEIARQAAQIKLMRKLEKQAMAQAAKEAKKQQAIMAAEERRKKREQMKILKQQEKIKRIQQIRMEKELRAQQILEAKRKKKEEAANARILEAEKRNKEKEMRRLQAVILKHQELERHRLDMVWERERRRQHMMLMKAVETRKKAEEKERLKKEKKDEKRLNKERKLELRRLELEKAKELKKPNEDMCLADHKRLPELSRIPGLVLPGSTFSDCLMVLQFLRSFGKVLGLDMNLNILNLSDLQEGLLNIGDSMGKVQDLLVSMVSAAVCDPGIPAGHKIKTSLGDHLTNVEINQDNVSEILQIYMEGHCEQTELAALALSLRTKAFQAHSPSQKASMLAFLVNELCCSKAVTSEIDKNIDHMTYLRKDKWVVEGKLRKLRSIHAKRTGKRDSSVGGEDSHTCVIPTARSKCKRKEGDSEEEDDEDDDSEDQGDDDEEEEEDSGGKKGKKAEICEEEDDSVHSASVEELEKQIEKTYKQQSQIRQKLFDSSHSLRSMMIGQDRYKRRYWVLPQCGGVFVEGVESGEGYEEVEKEKERQETAQVVRIKEEPLEETKKPLVSSPAQSTDGDTATPETQQDKDSLNLFLQKPGSLSKLSKLLEVAKMVRDSDINSHKSQNSHSAKIPTTASYPSHPTSQTAISHSPPPAAPHKGLTDKTDTSVPSLLSAPQFKRSPWITCSPQSVLHDDQLSKILNDKSNQWFSLLPRSPCDESSVTSGSSPPASSSSPQTISTKSPSSLSPNPLATASYNAPAGINNIQSPALQQAKSGIHQSRLTLCDVSSAATSPSLPFPGTSLPPVLDLASQHAEGNGNRVLFLVKNNTVNKSETLEALSDKPPCASFPAVEVAKTQDHPRPQPIPEEMLHGWWRVSDMQELHILVKALHSRGIREKVLQKQLQKHMEYMTQLCANSKDAIDVAELEKQEVSEKTVESWCVEEQAMEVDISLLQQVEDLERKVISASLQIKGWMHPEPQSEREDLVYHEHKLLSSPATENKVQRETSPEKLPGTVVRRPNNPLDIAVTRLAELERNIERSEEEVAPGMRLWRKALGEVRSSAQLSLCIQQLQKSIAWERSIMKVHCHICQKGDNEELLLLCDGCDKGCHTYCHKPKITTVPDGDWFCPTCVAKESGHSPRSRKQQSRTAGGGKKSSEVKRNGKPSVVGELIKEEAASSNSVPKKGTKELKKRKRDDSPTSSQAKHDSPVSCTKKAKMAKDNTNGLAMCRVLLAELEAHQDAWPFLTPVNHKAVPGYRKVIKKPMDFSTIREKLANNQYLNLETFIIDVNLVFDNCEKFNEDDSEIGRAGHNMRRFFDKRWTELLM; encoded by the exons ATATGGAGTCTGGAGAGCGGATGGCCTCCCCCTCTTCAGCACCGTCCTCCCTTCACATGGCCTCCTCTTCAGCCAGCTCCTCCCCTGCTCCACCCCAGACACCCTCCACCAAATGCTGCACAGCCCCTAAGCCTGCAGGCAGTTCCCCTCTCACCACCTGTg GCCATTTGCTACAGATGACGGGGAATGAATGTTTAAATACATCTGGTAGCTCCAGCGGTTTTCCCTTACTCAGCCATCCAGCTTTTGGGGTCTACACATCAACTTCAGGCCGGTCTGAGTTTGGAGGCCTTGGTAGTCTGGGTTTGTCTGCCTTGGCTGCTCACCCCCAGTTTGGTACATTTCCAG ACTGGTGGCGGCCATCTGAAGCACATaccagaggagctgcagcattcttccctcctcttctggGTCTTCATCCTGTATTTGCATCAACCTTCAAGAACTGTGATCCCGCTCACTTACAGTCCCGTACCTCAG TTTCTGTAGGCGTGAATGGAACAGTGAATGGTAGGAGTGCTTCCTCTCCTACTGGGAACTCTGCTGTGAACACCAGTTCATTTCCAGCAACGGGAAACAAGGACAAAACTAAAGCCAACAGCCGGAGTCAAAAGAGCAGTCCAGACCTAGGCCGACTACACCAGAAGACTGTTCTGAAAACGAAAGAAAAG aAACCCAGCAAAAGACCACAAGAGACCTCAAGCATGAGTGGCAGCCAGTCAGGATCCTTGTCAGATAGCTCCAGTGATGGTgaggagagcagcagtgatCCTGATGACatggaggatgaggaagaggaggacaacgatgaagatgaggatgatcAGAGCAATGACAGTGAAGACTCTGATTCAGAGAGTCAAGTTAAATGGAAAGTCAAG CGGCTGACACAGAACACTTCTGAGAGTAAAAAGAATAGACCTTGCACTGCTGATGGAAATACAACTCAAGACAGTCATCGTGATAGTGTTCCTTTGACTTCCTCGTACCGCCTCCAGTCCTCTTCTCATCCTGCTGGCCGTCCTCAATCCACAACACAGTTCCTCCAGAGCTCCAgggctgcagaggaggaaggcCAGCAACACATCAGTGTCATCCAGGCCACAGGGCTGGCAGCCAGCAACAGTCCCTTAGCACAGTCCCACAGGGAGGCTTCTCCTCTGCCCTCCTCACCCAACCCCATATCCTTCTCCAACTCACCCAAACACTTGCCTCCTTCCACTTCACCAAAGCACTTCTCTCATTCATCCTCACCAAAGCATagctctgtctcttcttctccaaAACCTCTTGCTCTCTGTTCCCCTGCAAAACTCCTTTCTTTGGGTTCCTCTCCTAAAtcctcatctctttcttctcccaaacctctctgtctctcttctttacCCAAACCACCAACACTGTTAGCCTCAAAAAAGCCCtcagataaacaaaacattttgatgcgCTCTCCCAAACATACACAGCCTGTTGATAGCCTGAAGGAGAGCAGTGGAAGCCTCCCGGATGAAATCTCATTACACTTCAACAGTTTTAAACtgaaacag cCCCTCCATTCCAAGGACTCTTTCAAGCAGACTTTCTCTCTGCAACCTTCGAGCCAGAACTG CAATGACACCAATCTGTTCCTGAACCATCGCCCTAATGGAGCGATCCACAGCGAAGTTCAGGATGCCCCTTTGGCTCTTATCACTAAGCCCCGCAGCCAGAGCAGCACTCCCAACAGCAAGCCACTTCTGGCAGCTACCAGCCCTTCCTACCCGATGCCCATCAACTTGAGCACTGGCACCAAGGAACCATCAGGCAGCTCTGCTTCCCCACTtaaatcttctgcctcatcagGGCTTGCTCACGGAGCAAGGAAGACCAAAACTTCCAAATCTCTGCATGCAGGAAAGAGCCTCCCTAAAACCAACCCATCCTGTCTGCCTGTAGACTTGGTCAGAGGGAGTGAGTCTGATATCCACAGCAGCaaggactcagactcagactcttTAGGAGACGACTtcgatgatgaagatgatgatgatgatgaagatgatgatgatgatgatgatgatgacgatgaagatGATATTGAGGATGAAGATTCTGGTAGTAGCCTGTCAG AGTCAGAGAGCAATCTGGAGAGCGACTCTGATGGCTCTGAAGATGACATGAAAGAGCGCGGTGAGACAGAAGCAGATAGTGATGCAGAAAGGACTCCTCCGAAAGCAGCTCAAGCAAAGTTGTCTACTCACAAGTCCTACTCGAACCTCTCAGCCAACCTGCTTAACCTGCAGATCATCAAACCTCCTAGTTTACCTAATAATCTACTCACCCCCACCACACTGACCAGCGCAGGGGCATTGAGTAGCCACAGCACCCCATCCCCGTCCCTAACATTTGCCACACTGCCAG GatcaggaaggaggagaagagtgacAGATGAGAGAGTTCTACGATTGCCTCTTGAGTTTGG gtggcagagagagacCCGGATCAGGACTGTGGCAGGTCGTCTGCAAGGGGAGGTGGCTTACTTTGCCCCATGTGGGAAGAAGCTACGTCAGTATCCAGATGTAATGAAG TACTTACTGCGGAATGGAATAACTGAAATCTCTCGGGATAACTTCAGCTTTAGTACAAAAATTAAAGTCGGTGACTTCTATGAAGCCAGAGAAGGACCAGAG GGTTTACAGTGGTTCTTGCTGGCTGATGAGGAGATCACTCCTTGTATCATAGCAATGGATGGGAGGCGCAGCCGCCGCTTGAAGTCTGAGCACCAGCCCACTGGTGATATTACTGGGGCCCGACAATTGAAGGCTCATCCTCTAAATGTTGGTGAAAATAACTTTCAAGATGTCAGTAATGCCAAGCTGCTACGCAAACTGGAAGCTCAAG AAATAGCTCGACAGGCCGCTCAGATCAAATTGATGAGAAAACTAGAGAAGCAGGCCATGGCGCAAGCAGCCAAGGAGGCAAAGAAGCAACAAG caatAATGGCTGCTGAGGAGAGGcggaaaaagagagagcagatgaAGATTCTTAAACAGCAA GAGAAGATCAAGCGCATTCAGCAAATTCGTATGGAGAAAGAACTCCGTGCACAGCAAATTCTCGAG gctaaaagaaagaaaaaagaagaagcggCCAATGCCAGAATATTGGAGGCTGAGAAACGAAACAAG gagaaggagatgcGAAGACTGCAAGCTGTGATACTGAAGCACCAG GAATTGGAGAGGCATAGACTAGATATGGTATGg gagagggagagacgcaGGCAGCACATGATGCTCATGAAGGCTGTGGAAACCCGTAAGAAAGCAGAG GAGAAAGAGCGtctgaagaaagagaagaaggatgAGAAACGGTtaaacaaggagaggaaactAGAGCTCAGAAGACTGGAACTGGAAAAAGCGAAGGAGCTGAAGAAGCCAAATGAAGACATGTGTTTAGCAGATCATAAG CGGCTTCCAGAGTTGTCACGTATCCCTGGTCTGGTCTTACCAGGAAGCACCTTCTCTGACTGCCTGATGGTGCTGCAGTTTCTGCGCAGCTTTGGAAAGGTCCTGGGATTAGACATGAATTTAAACATCCTCAACCTAAGTGACCTTCAAGAGGGGTTACTCAACATCGGCGACAGTATGGGCAAGGTGCAGGACCTGCTGGTGAGCATGgtctctgcagctgtgtgtgatcCTGGTATACCTGCAGGTCACAAG aTCAAAACCAGCTTGGGGGACCACTTGACTAATGTGGAGATCAACCAAGACAATGTGTCTGAGATCCTGCAGATCTACATGGAGGGCCATTGTGAGCAGACAGAGCTGGCTGCTCTGGCCCTTAGCCTCAGGACTAAGGCTTTTCAAGCCCACAGTCCATCTCAAAAGGCCTCCATGCTTGCATTCTTGGTTAATGAGCTCTGCTGCAGTAAAGCTGTGACCAG TGAGATCGACAAAAACATAGATCACATGACCTACCTGCGGAAGGATAAGTGGGTTGTTGAGGGAAAACTTCGCAA ACTGAGGAGCATCCATGCCAAGAGGACAGGGAAGAGAGACAGCAGTGTGGGAGGGGAGGACAGCCACACCTGTGTCATCCCCACTGCCAGGAGCAAATGCAAGCGGAAAGAAGGggacagtgaggaagaggacgaCGAGGATGACGACAGTGAGGACCaaggagatgatgatgaggaggaggaagaggattcagggggaaagaaagggaagaaagcGGAGATATGTGAAGAGGAG GACGACAGTGTACACTCAGCCAGCGTGGAAGAGCTGGAGAAACAGATTGAGAAAACATATAAG CAACAGAGTCAGATCAGACAGAAGCTGTTTGACTCATCTCACTCACTGCGCTCCATGATGATTGGACAGGACCGCTACAAGAGGCGTTACTGGGTCCTTCCGCAGTGTGGTGGCGTCTTTGTTGAAGGCGTGGAGAGTGGCGAAG GTTAtgaagaggtggagaaagagaaggaaagacagGAGACTGCTCAGGTGGTCAGGATAAAAGAGGAGCCACTGGAAGAGACAAAGAAGCCACTGGTATCCAGCCCAGCACAGAGCACAGATGGTGATACAGCCACACCAGAGACCCAGCAGGACAAAGACAGTCTCAATCTCTTCCTCCAGAAACCTGGCTCCCTATCTAAGCTCAGCAAACTCCTTGAAGTAGCCAAAATGGTTCGAGATTCAGACATCAATTCTCACAAAAGTCAGAACAGTCATTCTGCTAAAATCCCTACCACTGCATCTTATCCCTCACATCCCACCTCTCAGACAGCAATATCCCACAGTCCCCCGCCTGCAGCCCCTCACAAGGGGCTCACGGATAAAACAGATACTTCAGTGCCATCTCTTCTCAGTGCCCCCCAGTTCAAAAGAAGTCCCTGGATAACCTGCAGCCCTCAATCTGTCCTTCATGATGACCAGCTCTCCAAGATACTGAATGACAAGAGCAACCAATGGTTTAGTCTCTTGCCTCGCTCTCCTTGTGATGAGTCTTCGGTCACCTCTGGCTCTAGtcctccagcctcctcctcttctccacagACCATAAGCACCAAatccccttcctccctctctcctaaTCCCCTAGCTACAGCCAGCTACAACGCTCCTGCTGGGATCAATAACATACAATCACCTGCCCTTCAG CAAGCAAAGTCTGGCATTCATCAGAGCAGACTGACACTGTGTGACGTGTCCAGTGCAGCGACAAGTCCCAGCCTGCCCTTCCCTGGCACTTCTCTACCCCCCGTGCTGGATCTGGCCTCCCAGCATGCAGAGGGTAATGGGAACAGGGTCCTCTTCCTggtgaaaaacaacactgtcaacAAGAGTGAGACCCTAGAGGCCCTGAGCGACAAGCCCCCTTGTGCCTCATTCCCTGCTGTGGAGGTGGCCAAGACCCAGGACCACCCTAGACCTCAGCCTATCCCCGAGG AGATGCTGCATGGTTGGTGGCGAGTGTCAGACATGCAGGAACTGCACATCCTGGTCAAGGCCCTCCATAGTCGAGGCATCAGAGAGAAGGTCTTGCAGAAACAGCTCCAAAAACATATGGAGTATATGACCCAGCTGTGTGCCAACAGCAAAGATG CGATTGATGTGGCAGAGCTGGAGAAGCAGGAGGTGAGTGAGAAGACGGTGGAGAGTTGGTGTGTTGAGGAGCAGGCCATGGAGGTGGACATCAGCCTGCTGCAGCAGGTCGAGGATCTGGAGAGGAAAGTCATCTCTGCCAGCCTGCAGATCAAG GGTTGGATGCATCCTGAGCCCCAGTCAGAAAGGGAGGATCTGGTGTATCATGAGCACAAACTCCTCTCTTCTCCAGCTACGGAGAACAAGGTTCAGAGAGAAACCAGCCCTGAAAAACTTCCTGGCACTGTGGTGCGGCGGCCTAACAATCCCCTTGATATAGCTGTAACTAGGCTGGCAGAGCTGGAGAGGAACATTGAACGAAG CGAGGAGGAGGTTGCTCCTGGGATGAGGTTGTGGCGTAAAGCGCTCGGTGAAGTCcgcagctcagctcagctgtcACTCTGCATTCAACAGCTGCAGAAATCCATTGCCTGGGAACGGTCCATCATGAAAGTG CACTGCCACATCTGTCAAAAGGGGGATAATGAAGAACTGCTCTTACTTTGTGATGGCTGTGACAAAGGCTGCCACACATACTGCCATAAACCCAAGATTACCACAGTACCCGATGGTGACTGGTTTTGTCCCACTTGTGTTGCAAAG GAAAGTGGTCATTCCCCCCGGAGCAGGAAGCAACAGAGCCgaacagctggaggaggaaagaaaagcagtgaggtAAAACGAAATGGTAAGCCATCTGTGGTAGGAGAGCTCATCAAAGAGGAGGCTGCCAGCAGCAACAGCGTGCCAAAGAAAGGTACCAAGGagttaaagaaaaggaaaagagacgACAGCCCAACCAGCTCCCAGGCCAAGCATGACAGCCCTGTCTCCTGtacaaaaaaagccaaaatggCCAAAGACAACACAAATGGGCTGGCGATGTGCCG AGTGCTGCTGGCTGAGCTAGAGGCCCATCAGGATGCCTGGCCCTTTCTCACACCAGTCAACCACAAAGCTGTACCTGGATACAGGAAAGTAATCAAGAAGCCCATGGACTTCTCCACCATCAGAGAAAAACTCGCCAACAACCA GTACTTAAATTTGGAGACTTTCATCATTGATGTAAATCTGGTTTTTGATAACTGTGAAAAATTCAATGAAGATGATTCTGAAATTGGACGGGCCGGACACAACATGAGGAGATTCTTTGACAAACGATGGACTGAACTGCTGATGTAA